In a genomic window of Bordetella petrii:
- a CDS encoding peptide chain release factor 3 encodes MNISQEVARRRTFAIISHPDAGKTTLTEKLLLFAGAIQIAGSVKARKASRHASSDWMEIEKQRGISVASSVMQMEYRDCVINLLDTPGHQDFSEDTYRVLTAVDAALMVIDAANGVEPQTIRLLQVCRARNTPIITFINKMDREVREPLDLLSEIEGHLGMDAVPFSWPVGMGKSFGGVFDIRRDRMRVFRPGQERRSDDDDIIDGLDNPEIASRFGSAFEQANGEIELIQEAAPAFDREAFLAGRQTPVFFGSAINNFGVQEVLDALVEQAPPPGPRQALERLVEPQEPKFTGVVFKVQANMDPAHRDRVAFVRVSSGRFERGMRLKVARTNKEMRPNNVVSFLSQRRELLDEAYAGDVIGIPNHGVLQLGDVLTEGESLRFTGLPFFAPELFQAVEVKDPLRTKQLRIGLTQLGEEGAIQVFRPEAAGGTLLLGAVGQLQFEVVAHRLKTEYGVEARMLPSRYTMARWITSENPRALRKFMDANAAHIAYDVVDAAAFLIGSPAQLRVAEDLYPDVKFHAMREHGGQVFGSHA; translated from the coding sequence ATGAATATTTCCCAAGAAGTCGCCCGGCGACGCACGTTCGCCATCATTTCCCACCCCGACGCCGGCAAGACCACGCTTACCGAAAAGCTGCTGCTGTTCGCGGGCGCCATCCAGATCGCCGGCAGCGTCAAGGCGCGCAAAGCGTCGCGCCACGCCTCGTCCGACTGGATGGAAATCGAAAAGCAACGCGGCATTTCGGTGGCCTCGTCGGTGATGCAGATGGAATACCGCGACTGCGTCATCAACCTGCTCGATACCCCGGGCCACCAGGACTTCTCCGAAGACACGTATCGCGTGCTTACCGCCGTGGACGCCGCGCTGATGGTCATCGACGCGGCCAACGGCGTCGAGCCGCAGACCATCCGCCTGTTGCAGGTCTGCCGCGCGCGCAACACGCCCATCATCACGTTCATCAACAAGATGGACCGCGAAGTGCGCGAACCGCTCGACCTGTTGTCCGAGATCGAAGGCCACCTGGGCATGGACGCGGTGCCGTTCTCATGGCCCGTGGGCATGGGCAAATCGTTCGGCGGCGTGTTCGACATCCGCCGCGACCGCATGCGCGTGTTCCGCCCGGGGCAGGAACGCCGCTCCGACGACGACGACATCATCGACGGCCTGGACAATCCCGAAATCGCCAGCCGCTTCGGCTCGGCCTTCGAGCAGGCCAACGGCGAAATCGAGCTCATCCAGGAGGCCGCCCCGGCCTTCGACCGCGAGGCCTTCCTGGCCGGCCGGCAGACGCCGGTGTTCTTCGGCTCGGCCATCAACAACTTCGGCGTGCAGGAAGTGCTGGACGCCCTGGTGGAACAGGCGCCGCCCCCGGGCCCGCGCCAGGCGCTCGAACGCCTGGTCGAGCCGCAGGAACCCAAGTTCACCGGGGTGGTGTTCAAGGTGCAGGCCAACATGGACCCGGCCCACCGCGACCGCGTGGCGTTCGTGCGTGTCAGCTCGGGCCGCTTCGAGCGCGGCATGCGCCTGAAGGTAGCCCGCACCAACAAGGAAATGCGGCCCAACAACGTAGTGTCGTTCCTGTCGCAACGCCGCGAATTGCTCGACGAAGCCTATGCGGGCGACGTCATCGGCATTCCCAACCACGGCGTGCTGCAGCTGGGCGACGTGCTGACCGAAGGCGAAAGCCTGCGCTTCACCGGGCTGCCGTTCTTCGCCCCTGAACTCTTCCAGGCCGTCGAAGTCAAAGATCCTCTGCGCACCAAGCAGTTGCGCATCGGCCTGACGCAATTGGGCGAAGAAGGCGCCATCCAGGTTTTCCGCCCCGAAGCGGCCGGCGGCACGCTGCTGCTGGGCGCGGTCGGGCAGCTGCAGTTCGAAGTCGTGGCGCACCGCCTGAAAACCGAATATGGGGTCGAAGCACGGATGTTGCCGTCGCGCTACACCATGGCCCGCTGGATCACCTCCGAGAACCCGCGCGCGCTGCGCAAGTTCATGGATGCCAACGCGGCACACATCGCCTATGATGTCGTAGATGCGGCGGCTTTTTTGATTGGTTCGCCTGCGCAACTGCGCGTGGCAGAAGACCTGTATCCGGATGTGAAATTCCACGCCATGCGCGAGCATGGCGGCCAGGTCTTCGGAAGCCACGCATAG
- a CDS encoding LysE family transporter, with the protein MTLSTWLTFFVASWAISFSPGAGAISAMTSGLKYGFARGYWNTAGLIMGILVQFVIVAVGLGAVLATSEIAFSVVKYLGVAYLVYLGVRQIRTDAAPVAVDTGDPARFSVRELVVRGVLVNVMNPKGTVFLLAVVPQFVDTAHALTPQYAALAGTLVFTDMVAMGVYTLLAAKVLRLLRDARHIRWMNRIFGSLFIVAGVFLATFRRQA; encoded by the coding sequence ATGACGCTCTCGACCTGGCTGACCTTTTTCGTGGCCTCCTGGGCCATCTCTTTCTCACCGGGGGCGGGCGCCATTTCGGCCATGACCTCGGGGCTGAAGTACGGTTTCGCGCGCGGCTACTGGAACACGGCCGGCCTGATCATGGGCATCCTGGTCCAGTTTGTGATCGTGGCGGTGGGGCTGGGCGCCGTGCTGGCCACCTCCGAGATCGCCTTCTCGGTGGTCAAGTACCTGGGCGTGGCCTACCTGGTGTACCTGGGCGTGCGCCAGATCCGCACCGACGCGGCGCCCGTGGCCGTCGATACCGGCGACCCCGCCCGCTTCTCGGTGCGCGAACTGGTGGTGCGCGGCGTGCTGGTCAACGTCATGAACCCCAAGGGCACGGTGTTCCTGCTGGCGGTCGTGCCGCAGTTCGTCGATACGGCCCATGCGCTCACGCCGCAATACGCCGCGCTGGCGGGCACCCTGGTGTTCACCGACATGGTCGCCATGGGCGTGTATACACTGCTGGCCGCCAAGGTGCTGCGGCTACTGCGCGACGCCCGGCACATCCGCTGGATGAACCGCATTTTCGGCTCGCTGTTCATCGTGGCGGGCGTTTTCCTGGCCACCTTCCGCCGCCAGGCGTAA
- a CDS encoding LemA family protein, with product MRISRWLGLSLIALAAAVLSGCGYNSIQAADEQVKAAWSEVLNQYQRRADLVPQLVKSVDAYMTHEREVLTQVTEARSKVGSVQITADQLDDPAAVQRFQQAQGQLTSALSRLIAVSENYPQLKADGLFRDLQAQLEGTENRISVARGRYVQSVQAYNVLVRQFPGVITAKIFGYAPKANFGVDDEAAISRPPEIRFSNDASAPKPAQ from the coding sequence ATGAGAATATCCCGCTGGCTGGGTCTTTCCCTGATCGCGCTGGCCGCCGCCGTACTGTCGGGTTGCGGCTACAACAGCATCCAGGCGGCCGACGAGCAGGTCAAGGCGGCCTGGTCGGAAGTGTTGAACCAGTATCAGCGGCGCGCCGACCTGGTGCCCCAGCTGGTGAAATCGGTTGACGCCTACATGACGCACGAGCGCGAGGTGCTCACGCAAGTGACCGAGGCGCGCAGCAAAGTGGGCAGCGTGCAGATCACCGCCGACCAGCTGGATGACCCGGCCGCCGTGCAGCGCTTCCAGCAGGCGCAGGGCCAGCTTACCTCGGCGCTGTCGCGGCTGATTGCCGTGTCCGAGAACTACCCGCAGCTCAAGGCCGACGGCCTGTTCCGCGACCTGCAGGCGCAGCTGGAAGGCACCGAGAACCGCATTTCGGTGGCGCGCGGCCGCTACGTGCAGTCGGTGCAGGCGTACAACGTGCTGGTGCGCCAGTTTCCCGGCGTAATTACGGCCAAGATCTTCGGTTATGCGCCCAAGGCCAACTTCGGCGTGGACGACGAGGCAGCCATTTCCCGGCCGCCGGAAATCCGCTTCAGCAATGATGCCAGCGCGCCCAAACCGGCCCAATAA
- a CDS encoding TPM domain-containing protein has translation MPARPNRPNKHLAARQRGPAIWLAVLLALWALLLAGVPTMAQPAAPAAVPALHARVTDSTGTLDSARRQALEQRLAALEQRKGAQVAVLVVPSTAPDTIEQYATRVFEQWKLGRKNTDDGVLLVVAKEDRTLRIEVGYGLEGAIPDALASRIIREQIVPRFQSGDFGGGIEAGVAAIEKLIDGEPLPAPAPRAAEGGPEQDWPFFLLLGAFMLGLPAIVAGLAAAAASWMIFGTWWAAVLGGVGGFAVSGLLGLLGIKRRLLNASRRGGRGGGGFGGGFGGGGGFGGGGGFGGGGGRSGGGGASGRW, from the coding sequence ATGCCAGCGCGCCCAAACCGGCCCAATAAGCATCTGGCCGCCAGGCAGCGCGGCCCGGCCATCTGGCTGGCTGTCCTGCTGGCGCTATGGGCGCTGTTGCTGGCCGGCGTGCCAACCATGGCCCAGCCGGCCGCCCCGGCCGCGGTCCCGGCCTTGCATGCGCGCGTTACCGATTCCACGGGCACGCTCGACAGCGCCCGGCGCCAGGCGCTGGAGCAGCGGCTGGCGGCCCTGGAGCAGCGCAAGGGCGCCCAGGTCGCGGTGCTGGTGGTGCCCAGTACGGCGCCCGACACCATCGAGCAATACGCCACGCGCGTATTCGAGCAATGGAAGCTGGGGCGCAAGAATACGGACGACGGCGTGTTGCTGGTGGTGGCCAAGGAAGACCGCACCCTGCGCATCGAGGTCGGCTACGGGCTGGAGGGCGCCATTCCCGACGCCCTGGCCAGCCGCATCATCCGCGAACAGATCGTGCCGCGCTTTCAGTCGGGTGACTTCGGCGGCGGCATCGAGGCGGGCGTGGCCGCTATCGAAAAACTGATAGACGGCGAGCCCCTGCCGGCACCCGCGCCGCGGGCCGCGGAGGGCGGCCCCGAGCAGGACTGGCCGTTCTTCCTGCTGCTGGGAGCGTTCATGCTGGGGCTGCCGGCCATTGTGGCCGGCCTGGCTGCTGCTGCGGCGTCGTGGATGATATTCGGCACCTGGTGGGCGGCGGTGCTGGGCGGCGTCGGCGGTTTCGCGGTCAGCGGATTGCTGGGGCTGCTGGGCATCAAGCGCCGCCTGCTGAACGCGTCGCGCCGCGGCGGCCGCGGCGGTGGTGGCTTCGGCGGCGGGTTTGGCGGAGGCGGCGGCTTTGGCGGCGGCGGCGGTTTTGGCGGCGGCGGCGGCCGCAGCGGCGGTGGCGGCGCCTCGGGGCGCTGGTAA
- a CDS encoding sensor histidine kinase: MNGSVSMAPPRRAGSLRWRLLVGTLAWISLSVAVAGWGLASLFRQHVTQQLHAELMLHLNQLTAAVNIGPDGKVNVFPPLSDPRFDQPLSGLYWQIDRAGNGAAAPEGLARSRSLWDQTLPVVTADPQEGYLINGPENRQLYAVARLLTPAEPDTPRLRLVVAADRGVLAEPIERFNHMLAISLGALAAGLVLAAVMQVLIGLRPLARLRRQLSQQPAGSSVRIEGRYPSEVQPLVDDFNRMLTVNDEIIQRARTQAGNLAHAVKTPLAILANAAAAEQSPLAELTREQVEIARRQIDHHLARARAAASSGAADLRTPLHEPMQGLVRAMRQLYAERKLDIALAPHPPELCFRGEPHDLQEMVGNLLDNACKWANRRVLVTAERDSDGAGRLAIHVDDDGAGIAATERERIFQRGVRMDEQRPGSGLGLDIVRDLACTYGGDVQAGASPLGGLRITLLLPAA; encoded by the coding sequence ATGAACGGCTCCGTGTCCATGGCCCCGCCGCGACGGGCCGGGTCGCTGCGCTGGCGCCTGCTGGTGGGCACCCTGGCATGGATATCCCTGTCGGTGGCCGTCGCGGGCTGGGGGCTGGCCAGCCTGTTTCGCCAGCACGTCACGCAGCAACTGCACGCCGAGCTGATGCTGCACCTGAATCAGCTGACAGCGGCGGTCAACATCGGGCCTGACGGAAAGGTCAACGTATTTCCCCCCCTCAGTGATCCCCGGTTCGACCAGCCGCTATCGGGCCTGTACTGGCAGATCGACCGCGCCGGCAACGGCGCCGCCGCGCCCGAAGGCCTTGCCCGGTCCCGCTCGCTATGGGACCAGACCCTGCCCGTGGTTACGGCGGACCCCCAGGAGGGCTACCTGATCAACGGCCCCGAAAATCGCCAGTTGTATGCCGTGGCACGCCTGCTCACGCCGGCCGAACCCGATACGCCCCGGCTGCGGCTGGTGGTGGCCGCCGACCGCGGCGTACTGGCAGAACCTATCGAACGCTTCAATCACATGCTGGCCATCTCGCTGGGCGCCCTGGCCGCCGGTCTGGTCCTGGCCGCGGTCATGCAGGTGCTGATCGGACTGCGCCCCCTTGCGCGGCTGCGCCGGCAACTGTCGCAGCAACCGGCGGGCAGCAGCGTGCGCATAGAAGGGCGCTACCCTAGCGAAGTTCAACCGCTGGTCGACGATTTCAACCGGATGCTCACGGTCAACGACGAAATCATCCAGCGCGCCCGTACCCAGGCCGGCAACCTGGCGCACGCCGTCAAAACCCCCCTGGCCATCCTGGCCAACGCCGCGGCCGCCGAGCAGAGCCCGCTGGCGGAACTGACCCGGGAACAAGTCGAAATCGCCCGCCGGCAAATCGACCACCACCTGGCGCGCGCCCGCGCGGCGGCGTCGTCGGGCGCGGCCGATTTACGGACCCCGCTGCATGAGCCCATGCAGGGCCTGGTGCGCGCCATGCGGCAGCTTTACGCCGAACGCAAACTGGACATCGCGCTGGCCCCGCATCCGCCCGAACTCTGCTTCCGTGGCGAACCGCACGACTTGCAGGAAATGGTGGGCAACCTGCTGGACAACGCCTGCAAATGGGCCAACCGGCGCGTCCTGGTCACCGCCGAACGCGACAGCGACGGCGCCGGCCGCCTGGCGATCCATGTCGATGACGATGGCGCCGGCATCGCCGCCACCGAGCGCGAGCGCATTTTCCAAAGAGGCGTGCGCATGGACGAACAACGCCCCGGTTCCGGCCTGGGATTGGACATCGTGCGGGACCTGGCCTGCACCTACGGCGGCGACGTGCAGGCAGGCGCCTCGCCTCTGGGCGGGCTGCGCATCACCTTGTTGCTGCCCGCCGCCTGA
- a CDS encoding response regulator transcription factor, whose translation MRVLLIEDEPTLAAQLEQALRAAGYTVDRAADGQTAHYLGDVEAFDAVVLDLGLPVLDGLTVLRRWRAAGRNMPVLILTARDSWHEKVAGIDAGADDYLAKPFHMEELLARVRALIRRNSVHASAEWRCGPLMLDTRQARVTLDGAPITLTSHEFKVLAMLMQHAGEVVSRQQLVEHLYAQDFDRDSNTIDVFIGRLRKKLPPDTIETVRGLGYRLAGNS comes from the coding sequence ATGCGAGTCCTGCTCATCGAAGACGAACCCACGCTGGCCGCGCAGCTGGAACAGGCGCTGCGCGCTGCCGGATACACCGTAGACCGCGCCGCCGACGGCCAGACCGCGCACTACCTGGGCGACGTGGAAGCTTTCGACGCGGTGGTGCTCGACCTGGGCCTGCCGGTGCTGGATGGCCTGACCGTTCTCAGGCGCTGGCGGGCGGCGGGGCGCAACATGCCGGTGCTGATCCTGACGGCGCGCGATAGCTGGCATGAAAAAGTCGCCGGCATCGACGCCGGCGCCGACGACTACCTGGCCAAGCCGTTCCACATGGAAGAGCTACTGGCGCGCGTGCGCGCCCTGATCCGGCGCAACAGCGTGCATGCCAGCGCCGAATGGCGCTGCGGCCCGCTCATGCTGGATACCCGCCAGGCCAGGGTGACGCTGGACGGCGCCCCCATTACCCTGACCAGCCACGAGTTCAAGGTGCTGGCCATGCTTATGCAGCATGCCGGCGAGGTCGTATCGCGCCAGCAATTGGTCGAACATCTCTATGCCCAGGACTTCGACCGCGATTCCAACACCATCGATGTGTTCATCGGCCGCCTGCGCAAGAAGCTGCCGCCGGACACCATCGAAACCGTGCGCGGGTTGGGCTACCGGCTGGCGGGCAATTCATGA
- a CDS encoding PepSY domain-containing protein, whose protein sequence is MSRSVSPLAAPLRACLAVFLCCATLLGLPPASAGERDHDRARQALQEGKILPLRSVLDIVEQSYPGQVVKVEFEEDDGEYLYEIRLLQDSGNLLKLKIDARDGRVLAVKGKNVRFRGDH, encoded by the coding sequence ATGAGCCGTTCCGTTTCCCCACTCGCCGCGCCGCTGCGCGCCTGCCTCGCCGTCTTCCTGTGCTGCGCGACGCTGCTCGGGCTGCCGCCCGCATCGGCCGGCGAACGCGACCATGACCGCGCCCGCCAGGCGCTGCAAGAGGGCAAGATATTGCCGCTGCGCAGCGTGCTCGACATCGTCGAGCAGTCCTACCCAGGCCAGGTGGTCAAGGTGGAATTCGAAGAAGACGATGGCGAGTACCTGTACGAAATCCGCCTGCTCCAAGACAGCGGCAATCTGCTCAAGCTGAAGATCGACGCGCGCGACGGCCGGGTGCTTGCCGTCAAGGGCAAGAACGTACGCTTCCGGGGCGACCACTGA
- a CDS encoding PepSY domain-containing protein: MNTTIRTLLAGVALGAAALAVQAQTPTPAPAAASGPAASAPKAAIWSIRQVYDSLEAAGYRDITEIELERDRYEVKARDAQARRVKLYINAHNGAIERTKLHD, encoded by the coding sequence ATGAACACCACGATCCGAACCCTGCTTGCTGGCGTTGCCCTGGGCGCCGCCGCGCTGGCCGTCCAGGCGCAGACGCCGACGCCGGCGCCGGCCGCCGCGTCCGGCCCGGCCGCAAGCGCCCCGAAGGCGGCGATATGGTCGATACGGCAGGTCTACGATTCGCTCGAGGCGGCGGGCTACCGCGACATCACCGAAATCGAGCTGGAACGCGACCGCTACGAAGTGAAGGCGCGCGATGCTCAGGCGCGCCGGGTCAAGCTCTATATAAATGCGCACAACGGCGCCATCGAGCGCACCAAGCTGCACGATTGA